In one window of Desulfurella amilsii DNA:
- a CDS encoding hydroxyacid-oxoacid transhydrogenase produces the protein MSLKYVSPNDTVFTVRNVQVKFGEGVASEVGYETKRMGAKKVLIVTDKNISKNTDILSTIKDSLEKSGVGFDVFDSSPVEPIDTAFMKGLESIKGSTYDGFIGVGGGSSIDTAKMLNLYTTYPTQDFKDYVAPPTGLGKTIPGPLKPLIAIPTTAGTGSENTPVAIVDLEKEKLKVGISHQYLLPSLALLDPVLTVTLSSYYTASTGMDALLHSIEAYTSLPFYARKRPDSPDKRPVYIGANPVSDLFVEKSIELVGKYLRRACHNPYDLEARTNMLLAAHLGGAFGNAGVHIPHSLAYPLAGRNHELPHGISVCVTAPAALEFIIPTSAAKLKKIAKLMGKNTDGLSDIEGAYLAKQAVVELMKDIDFPSGIEAVGFSEKGIEELSQAAMEVQRLLVCSPRPVKIENIREIYRKSLKNW, from the coding sequence ATGTCGCTTAAGTATGTTTCTCCAAACGATACAGTCTTTACGGTTAGAAACGTTCAGGTAAAATTTGGTGAAGGCGTTGCAAGTGAAGTGGGCTATGAGACAAAAAGGATGGGTGCAAAAAAAGTTCTTATCGTAACGGATAAAAATATAAGCAAAAACACAGATATACTGTCTACAATAAAAGACAGTCTGGAAAAATCGGGCGTAGGCTTTGATGTGTTTGACTCCTCGCCTGTTGAGCCTATAGATACTGCTTTTATGAAAGGCTTAGAATCAATTAAAGGCAGTACTTACGATGGTTTTATTGGTGTAGGCGGTGGCTCATCTATAGATACAGCCAAAATGCTTAATCTATACACTACCTACCCAACGCAAGACTTTAAAGACTATGTGGCGCCACCAACAGGACTTGGAAAAACCATACCAGGACCACTAAAACCTCTTATTGCTATCCCTACGACAGCAGGCACAGGCAGTGAAAATACGCCTGTTGCTATAGTGGATCTAGAAAAAGAAAAGTTAAAGGTAGGTATATCCCATCAATACTTGCTGCCAAGCCTTGCTTTACTTGACCCTGTTTTAACTGTAACACTATCTAGTTATTACACTGCTTCTACCGGCATGGATGCACTGCTGCACTCTATAGAAGCCTATACAAGTCTGCCGTTTTATGCAAGAAAAAGACCAGACTCGCCCGATAAAAGGCCAGTCTATATTGGTGCAAACCCAGTATCGGATTTGTTTGTAGAAAAAAGCATTGAGCTTGTTGGAAAGTACCTAAGGAGAGCTTGCCATAACCCCTATGATCTAGAAGCAAGGACCAATATGCTCTTGGCTGCTCATTTGGGTGGTGCATTTGGTAATGCAGGTGTGCATATACCGCACTCTTTGGCTTATCCTCTAGCTGGCAGAAATCATGAGTTGCCCCACGGCATATCCGTGTGTGTTACGGCCCCTGCAGCGCTAGAGTTTATCATACCAACAAGTGCTGCCAAGCTAAAAAAAATTGCAAAGCTAATGGGCAAAAACACAGATGGTTTGTCTGATATAGAAGGTGCTTATTTGGCAAAACAAGCCGTTGTGGAGCTAATGAAAGATATAGATTTCCCCTCTGGCATAGAAGCTGTGGGCTTTAGCGAAAAAGGTATAGAAGAATTATCCCAAGCAGCCATGGAAGTGCAAAGACTGCTTGTGTGCAGTCCAAGACCTGTAAAGATCGAAAACATAAGGGAAATTTACAGAAAAAGCTTAAAGAATTGGTAA
- a CDS encoding RtcB family protein, producing MHILVAKNSDQTLNSICHGVGRVLGRRQAIKTLKNQDLIAQLKQKDILKQHHLLTKILI from the coding sequence TTGCACATTCTGGTTGCTAAAAACTCAGATCAAACACTAAACAGCATTTGTCACGGTGTAGGTAGAGTACTAGGAAGAAGGCAAGCTATAAAAACTTTAAAAAACCAAGACTTAATTGCCCAATTAAAACAAAAAGATATATTGAAGCAACACCATTTGCTTACAAAGATATTGATATAG
- a CDS encoding RtcB family protein: MSINADVDEIQRHAETILYALYSQIPKSAVSDKAVYYLNEKKPRQVTFEGAQFAIKNDFVEKSNLQAIEDNGCIEIARNCLISDVVECGKTEPGSFDSGNHFFEIDKV, translated from the coding sequence ATTAGCATAAATGCAGATGTAGATGAAATTCAAAGGCATGCCGAAACAATTCTTTATGCGCTTTACTCGCAAATACCAAAAAGTGCGGTTAGTGATAAAGCAGTTTACTATTTAAATGAGAAGAAACCCAGGCAAGTAACGTTTGAGGGCGCACAATTTGCAATAAAAAACGACTTTGTAGAAAAAAGTAACCTTCAGGCAATAGAAGACAACGGCTGTATTGAAATTGCTAGGAATTGCCTAATAAGCGATGTAGTAGAGTGTGGTAAAACAGAACCAGGATCTTTTGACAGTGGAAATCATTTTTTTGAAATTGATAAAGTTTAA
- a CDS encoding LUD domain-containing protein: protein MIEKLKESAKINKIDIVETESIDFLEKHNLDVTKEYDCKNDVGFVKALCVSANSAQTIIDIDKKEKLDKIMKTQDLYIVFHASDIKENLIDAYKFAKQKKESAYYIFVSQESKTADIEKTLVSGVQGPKRVVFVCVK from the coding sequence ATGATTGAAAAATTAAAGGAATCAGCTAAAATCAACAAAATTGATATAGTAGAAACCGAAAGTATTGATTTTCTTGAAAAACACAACCTTGATGTAACCAAAGAATACGACTGTAAAAATGATGTTGGTTTTGTTAAAGCTTTATGCGTTAGTGCCAACAGTGCCCAAACAATAATCGATATTGACAAAAAAGAAAAATTAGACAAAATTATGAAGACGCAAGATCTTTATATAGTTTTTCACGCATCAGACATAAAAGAGAATCTAATAGACGCCTACAAGTTTGCAAAACAAAAAAAAGAAAGCGCTTATTATATCTTTGTTTCTCAAGAAAGCAAAACCGCAGATATTGAAAAAACTCTTGTAAGCGGTGTGCAAGGACCAAAAAGAGTAGTTTTTGTATGCGTAAAATAA
- a CDS encoding 2,3-bisphosphoglycerate-dependent phosphoglycerate mutase — protein sequence MSKLILVRHGQSIWNDRNLFTGWVDIPLSQKGIFEALNAGEKLSKFNIDIVYTSKLARAIQTALIILSKVETQKTPLIIHFNGKMKKWSNYASNIEPIPIIRKKALNERYYGTLQGLNKKEVGLKYGEQQLKLWRRSFDVEPPGGESLKDNLERTLPFFKKKIIPDLDDNKNVLIVAHGNSLRAITKYIENLDEQQIIKVEIPTGTPIVYNYENKIFKDKVIL from the coding sequence ATGTCAAAGTTGATTTTAGTAAGACATGGCCAATCAATCTGGAATGATAGAAATTTATTCACAGGGTGGGTTGACATACCACTTAGTCAAAAAGGAATTTTTGAAGCACTAAATGCTGGAGAAAAACTTTCAAAATTTAATATTGATATAGTTTATACTTCAAAATTGGCAAGAGCTATCCAAACAGCTCTTATAATTTTATCTAAAGTTGAGACACAAAAAACACCGCTTATTATCCACTTCAATGGAAAAATGAAAAAATGGTCAAATTATGCAAGCAATATAGAGCCCATACCAATAATCCGAAAAAAAGCGTTGAATGAGCGCTACTATGGCACGCTCCAGGGTTTAAATAAAAAAGAAGTGGGGTTAAAATATGGTGAACAACAACTCAAACTTTGGCGCAGGAGCTTTGATGTGGAACCTCCTGGCGGCGAATCGCTAAAAGATAATTTAGAGCGCACTTTGCCTTTTTTTAAAAAAAAGATTATTCCAGATTTGGATGATAATAAAAATGTCCTTATCGTAGCACATGGCAATAGTTTAAGGGCTATAACAAAATACATAGAAAACTTAGACGAACAACAAATAATAAAAGTTGAAATCCCTACAGGAACACCTATTGTGTATAATTATGAAAATAAAATTTTTAAGGATAAGGTTATATTATGA
- a CDS encoding ATP-dependent DNA helicase has protein sequence MGIDEIFEGLSLKVENYEKRQSQIEMSKDIYNLMINGQIGLIEAPTGIGKSFSYLIASSLFVKNFKKKIVIATSTINLQKQLILKDIPVIKEIFKDVAFDIALGRQNYACKRKFYAYASSIFSNIEDPKAFLANLKHGTKDEFDFWQEGIFEQIKSEKDSCMGRFCPQYRNCFFFNARSRLKDADIIVTNHHLVFSDLFEIGEVFDAIDALIFDEAHNIEKNLTSFATLSFNFYDQLNLIRNFSSIIGKLRLFELINKAMQTMDKLKEELIKLANIVDYSTTYDERYAKDFLFRISDLQKQLVFDLVNYKDKIDVELGIDFKALVDKLSINLKIMESFLSQNYNEAVYWLDKFKDIVLFNITNLNFADLLKKNLYPKVDSVIFTSATLSINSDFSFIKGILGIEKAFEKTFKTEFDYKSQAKLIIVNNICNPQNDGYIDDISTLILTVASQINKGTLVLFTSYKTLNKAYSKTNDALKKLGYTVLKQGLIDNYNMQKVFFKSKTILFGVNSFWEGIDIKGDNLSCVIMTKLPFEVPTHPIEKAKYTNLEKKGQNAFINYSLQKAILKFKQGFGRLIRTKNDTGFIVIADNRVLTKPYGKIFLNSLPEVIIETKSVEDLSLNQDH, from the coding sequence ATGGGCATAGATGAGATTTTTGAAGGTTTAAGTTTAAAAGTAGAAAACTATGAAAAAAGACAATCACAGATTGAAATGTCAAAAGACATATATAATTTGATGATAAATGGCCAAATAGGCTTAATTGAAGCGCCAACAGGCATTGGAAAAAGCTTTTCTTATCTTATTGCTTCTAGTTTGTTTGTAAAGAATTTTAAGAAAAAAATAGTAATAGCAACTAGCACGATTAATCTTCAAAAGCAGCTCATCTTAAAGGATATACCTGTAATTAAAGAGATTTTTAAGGATGTAGCTTTTGATATTGCACTTGGAAGGCAAAACTACGCTTGCAAAAGGAAATTTTATGCATACGCATCAAGTATTTTTAGCAATATAGAAGATCCAAAAGCCTTTTTGGCAAACTTAAAACATGGCACGAAAGACGAGTTTGATTTCTGGCAAGAAGGTATATTTGAGCAAATTAAATCCGAGAAAGATTCTTGCATGGGGCGTTTTTGCCCGCAGTATAGAAATTGTTTTTTCTTTAATGCAAGGTCAAGGCTAAAAGACGCAGATATTATTGTTACAAATCACCATCTTGTTTTTAGCGATTTATTCGAAATTGGGGAGGTATTTGATGCGATTGATGCGTTGATTTTTGATGAGGCACATAATATTGAAAAAAATCTAACGAGTTTTGCAACTTTATCATTTAATTTTTATGATCAACTCAATTTGATTAGAAATTTTTCCAGCATTATTGGCAAGTTAAGATTGTTTGAGTTAATAAACAAAGCTATGCAGACGATGGATAAACTAAAAGAGGAATTGATTAAGCTAGCAAATATTGTTGATTACAGTACTACATATGATGAAAGATATGCAAAAGATTTTTTGTTTAGGATTTCAGATTTGCAAAAACAGCTTGTTTTTGATCTTGTCAATTACAAAGACAAAATAGATGTAGAGCTAGGCATTGATTTTAAAGCTCTTGTTGACAAACTTAGTATAAATTTAAAAATAATGGAGTCGTTTTTAAGCCAAAACTACAATGAAGCTGTTTATTGGCTGGATAAATTTAAGGATATTGTTTTGTTTAATATTACAAATCTAAATTTTGCAGATTTATTGAAGAAAAATCTTTATCCAAAAGTGGATAGTGTTATTTTTACGTCAGCAACGCTATCAATTAATAGCGATTTTAGTTTTATAAAAGGCATTTTAGGAATAGAAAAAGCATTTGAAAAAACATTTAAAACAGAGTTTGACTACAAATCTCAAGCAAAACTAATTATCGTAAACAATATCTGCAATCCTCAAAATGATGGCTATATAGATGATATATCTACATTGATTTTAACAGTGGCTTCGCAAATTAACAAAGGTACTTTGGTGCTTTTTACATCCTATAAAACTCTAAATAAAGCTTATAGTAAAACAAATGATGCTTTGAAAAAACTAGGATACACCGTGTTAAAGCAAGGGCTCATCGATAACTACAATATGCAAAAAGTTTTTTTTAAGAGCAAAACGATTCTTTTTGGTGTAAATAGTTTTTGGGAAGGCATTGATATTAAAGGTGACAATCTTTCATGTGTAATAATGACAAAATTACCTTTTGAAGTGCCAACTCATCCCATAGAAAAAGCAAAATATACAAATTTAGAAAAAAAAGGCCAAAATGCCTTTATAAATTATTCTTTGCAAAAAGCAATATTAAAATTTAAACAAGGTTTTGGCAGGCTTATTAGAACAAAAAACGATACAGGTTTTATTGTTATTGCAGACAACAGGGTATTAACAAAACCCTATGGTAAGATTTTTTTAAACTCATTACCAGAAGTGATTATAGAAACTAAAAGCGTTGAGGATTTATCTTTAAACCAAGATCATTGA
- the bioB gene encoding biotin synthase BioB yields the protein MKLNELFNKAIEKRIDQSDAIEILKLADDEFLELLYFSNKLRIHFKDNNISLCSIINAKSGRCSENCAFCAQSAHFDANVGMYDFLPPRVIEQKAKKMTNYPIERFSIVTSGLSLNNQNDFENLKESINKISKLPLIPGVSIGLQTKKQLLELKEAGLKEFHHNLETSREFFTKICTTHKYEEDIETIRLAKELGFYVCSGGIFGIGESIEDRVSLAFELKSLNVDSIPLNFLIPIKGTPLENKEALKPMEALKIIAMFRFAMPEKDIRICGGREVVLKQLHPLVFFAGANGIMVSDYLTQKGRKIEDDVEIINDLGLKINPQRF from the coding sequence ATGAAATTAAACGAGCTTTTTAACAAAGCTATTGAAAAAAGAATTGATCAAAGCGATGCAATAGAAATCTTAAAGTTAGCAGATGATGAGTTTTTAGAATTACTGTACTTTTCAAATAAATTAAGAATACACTTCAAAGATAACAATATTAGCCTATGCTCTATCATAAACGCAAAAAGTGGCCGATGCAGTGAAAACTGTGCATTTTGCGCCCAATCGGCTCACTTTGACGCTAATGTGGGTATGTATGATTTTTTGCCACCACGTGTAATCGAGCAAAAAGCTAAAAAAATGACTAACTACCCAATAGAGCGCTTCAGTATTGTAACAAGTGGGCTTAGTCTAAACAACCAAAACGACTTTGAAAACTTAAAAGAATCAATTAACAAAATCTCTAAACTTCCACTAATACCCGGTGTATCAATTGGTTTGCAAACAAAAAAGCAATTGTTAGAATTAAAAGAAGCTGGTTTAAAAGAGTTTCACCACAATCTTGAAACCTCAAGGGAATTTTTTACAAAAATCTGCACCACACACAAGTACGAGGAAGATATAGAAACAATCAGGCTTGCTAAAGAATTAGGTTTTTATGTATGCTCAGGGGGTATATTTGGTATAGGAGAATCTATTGAAGATAGGGTTAGCCTTGCATTTGAACTAAAAAGCTTGAATGTCGATTCCATACCACTTAATTTCTTAATACCAATCAAAGGCACACCGCTTGAAAACAAAGAGGCATTAAAACCAATGGAGGCATTAAAAATCATTGCTATGTTTAGGTTTGCAATGCCCGAAAAAGATATAAGAATATGCGGTGGCAGAGAGGTTGTCTTAAAACAACTTCATCCGCTTGTATTTTTTGCTGGTGCAAACGGTATTATGGTTAGTGATTATTTGACTCAAAAGGGAAGAAAAATTGAAGATGATGTAGAGATAATCAATGATCTTGGTTTAAAGATAAATCCTCAACGCTTTTAG
- a CDS encoding MBL fold metallo-hydrolase, producing the protein MKIETVVVGVLQTNCYIVHDCKQAIIIDPGGDAEKIISIIENKHLKPQLIVNTHYHFDHTGANFDIKNMFNIPIAIGGKDAQFLQNAYKDALMFMIDAKKSPKADILLKEGDEVTFGDIKFNIIETPGHTIGSICLYNRENKVLFSGDTLFFESIGRYDLPTGNLDDLMASINKILVLNENIAVYPGHGPQTTLNHEKANNPFIIK; encoded by the coding sequence ATGAAAATTGAAACAGTGGTTGTAGGTGTTTTGCAAACGAACTGCTATATAGTTCACGATTGCAAGCAAGCTATCATAATTGATCCTGGAGGTGATGCTGAAAAAATTATAAGCATTATTGAAAATAAGCATTTAAAACCTCAATTGATAGTAAATACACACTACCATTTTGATCATACAGGGGCTAATTTTGATATAAAAAATATGTTCAATATACCTATCGCAATTGGAGGAAAAGATGCCCAATTTCTTCAAAACGCTTACAAAGATGCTTTAATGTTTATGATTGATGCAAAAAAATCCCCCAAAGCAGATATTTTATTAAAAGAAGGCGACGAAGTAACGTTTGGGGATATTAAATTTAACATTATTGAAACGCCAGGACATACTATCGGCTCAATTTGTTTATACAATAGAGAAAATAAGGTGTTGTTTAGTGGGGATACACTGTTTTTCGAATCTATTGGGCGATACGATTTACCAACCGGTAATCTTGACGATTTAATGGCTTCTATTAATAAGATATTGGTTCTTAATGAGAATATTGCAGTTTACCCAGGCCACGGCCCTCAAACCACACTAAATCACGAAAAAGCAAATAATCCATTTATAATAAAATAA
- a CDS encoding ferredoxin, with translation MAKVSVDQATCIGCEVCVDTAPDVFEMVDGKAQVKNPDGASIDVIKEAAEACPTESIKVEE, from the coding sequence ATGGCAAAAGTTAGCGTAGATCAAGCAACATGCATTGGTTGTGAAGTATGTGTTGATACAGCACCAGATGTGTTTGAAATGGTTGATGGCAAAGCTCAGGTAAAAAACCCAGATGGTGCTTCTATTGATGTAATTAAAGAAGCAGCCGAAGCATGCCCAACTGAATCAATTAAAGTAGAAGAGTAA
- a CDS encoding glycosyltransferase family 2 protein, with product MNVSVVIPTLNAQNTITALLLRLRQENIKDIIVIDSSSSDNTQKIAKAFTDKMYVIKKEEFNHGLTRNYALSLAKFNTVVFLTQDAILCKGAIGRLIKHLDQEGVAIAFGRQLPHKDARAFSKHLRLFNYTNYSIKKTLANKSAYGVKLAFNSNSFSAYKKDIIESLGGFTRLDFGEDVYMAAKVLLAGYAVYYDSNACVYHSHNYSLKEEFKRYLAVGRFYKSQKWITQAFGKTSKEGLNYIADQLSFALESNNLILLPEFLLKDALKFIAYKIA from the coding sequence ATGAATGTATCTGTGGTAATCCCAACATTAAACGCTCAAAACACGATAACAGCGTTGCTTTTAAGACTAAGGCAAGAAAACATAAAAGACATAATTGTTATAGATAGTTCATCGAGTGATAACACACAAAAAATTGCAAAAGCTTTTACAGATAAGATGTATGTTATTAAAAAAGAAGAATTTAACCATGGCTTAACAAGAAATTACGCACTAAGCTTGGCAAAATTTAATACGGTTGTATTTTTAACTCAAGATGCGATTTTGTGTAAAGGTGCAATTGGCAGGTTAATAAAACACTTAGATCAAGAGGGTGTGGCAATAGCATTTGGCAGACAACTACCGCATAAGGACGCTAGAGCTTTTTCAAAACATTTAAGACTATTTAATTACACAAACTATTCTATAAAAAAAACGCTTGCAAACAAAAGCGCCTACGGTGTAAAATTAGCATTTAATTCTAACTCGTTTTCTGCTTATAAAAAAGATATTATTGAAAGCTTGGGTGGTTTTACTAGATTAGATTTTGGTGAAGATGTGTATATGGCAGCAAAGGTTTTACTTGCCGGATATGCTGTATACTATGATAGTAATGCATGTGTTTATCATTCACACAACTACTCATTAAAAGAAGAATTTAAGCGATATCTTGCGGTAGGGAGATTTTATAAATCTCAAAAGTGGATAACCCAAGCCTTTGGTAAAACCTCAAAAGAAGGTTTGAACTATATTGCAGATCAATTGAGTTTTGCGCTTGAGTCAAATAACTTAATTTTATTGCCAGAATTTTTGCTCAAGGATGCACTAAAGTTTATTGCATATAAAATTGCTTGA
- the rfbC gene encoding dTDP-4-dehydrorhamnose 3,5-epimerase, which translates to MPFEFERGEIDNVLLIKPKVFFDERGFFLETYKKSLFAEAGVKEDFNQDNFSFSKKGVLRGLHLQRKPKSQSKLVRCVKGEILDVIADVRANSNTYGEWLSFKLNDVNQHILYVPEGFLHGFVVLSDSAIVHYKASNEYCVNCEDGVVWSDKTLNIDWQTKDPIVSKKDKLLKNFIDFEAYR; encoded by the coding sequence ATGCCATTTGAGTTCGAAAGGGGCGAAATAGACAATGTTTTACTGATAAAACCAAAAGTTTTTTTTGACGAGAGAGGATTTTTTTTAGAAACATACAAAAAAAGTTTATTTGCAGAAGCAGGAGTAAAAGAAGATTTTAATCAGGATAATTTTTCTTTTTCAAAAAAAGGCGTTTTGAGGGGTTTGCACTTACAAAGGAAACCAAAGTCTCAATCAAAACTAGTAAGGTGTGTGAAAGGAGAAATATTGGATGTAATAGCTGATGTAAGAGCAAACTCTAACACATACGGCGAATGGCTTTCTTTTAAGTTAAATGATGTCAACCAACATATATTGTATGTGCCAGAGGGCTTTTTGCATGGTTTTGTTGTGTTAAGTGATAGTGCGATTGTTCACTATAAAGCGTCAAATGAGTATTGTGTAAACTGCGAAGATGGCGTAGTGTGGAGCGACAAAACGCTAAATATTGACTGGCAGACTAAAGATCCTATTGTCTCTAAAAAAGACAAACTCTTAAAAAATTTTATAGATTTTGAGGCTTATAGATGA